In Sphaeramia orbicularis chromosome 1, fSphaOr1.1, whole genome shotgun sequence, a genomic segment contains:
- the c1h17orf67 gene encoding uncharacterized protein C17orf67 homolog → MKKLVVFLLCLALLVIYTDANPIIKESFAKQLLRSKRQERPVKPGHPDEPMREHLLHMQALDQRAQETNLEHWLNPHCYPRCDRNYGYPV, encoded by the exons ATGAAGAAGCTGGTGGTGTTTTTGCTGTGCCTGGCCCTGCTGGTCATCTACACAG ATGCAAACCCCATCATCAAGGAGAGCTTTGCTAAGCAGCTTCTCCGCAGTAAGAGACAGGAGCGCCCAGTGAAACCAGGACACCCTGATGAGCCCATGAGG GAGCACCTGCTGCACATGCAGGCTCTGGATCAGAGGGCCCAGGAGACCAACCTGGAGCACTGGCTGAACCCACACTGCTACCCACGCTGCGACAGGAACTACGGATACCCCGTCTGA
- the cbx8b gene encoding LOW QUALITY PROTEIN: chromobox protein homolog 8b (The sequence of the model RefSeq protein was modified relative to this genomic sequence to represent the inferred CDS: inserted 2 bases in 2 codons) has product MELSAVGERVFAAESIIKRRIRKGRIEYLVKWKGWSPKYSTWEXEENILDSRLFAAFEQRERERELYGPKKRGPKPKTFLLKAKVQVKAKSYEFRSEAVRGMQITYPTPEPVVTPRAREGLRAVVPTIFPPSTVNRGESIRVRPPELARGDLQQPPPQQNSPEGPIHLPKKRGPKPKPRFKDGSCSHAISESHKRRVEDQVDPSPHKLPKMQRMEGMRLGKVSHRHTENHSHSHKHHYHRHHHHHHHHHSTHSGFISSDGSYEQLYSHRGLHSHRTDATIHRTKDSHGCGYLAPAHFKHQPKMGLGRPATTSAELPQMEKPYFLDRPSPTRLDDDLDESMWKPSLGNXEKVLVTDVTTNFLTVTIKESSTSKGFFKDKR; this is encoded by the exons ATGGAGCTGTCTGCCGTCGGGGAGAGGGTGTTCGCGGCCGAATCTATCATCAAACGGCGAATAAGGAAG GGTCGGATTGAATACCTAGTGAAATGGAAGGGCTGGTCTCCCAA aTACAGCACTTGGG CAGAGGAGAACATCTTGGACTCCCGCCTGTTTGCGGCTTTTGAGCAGAG GGAGCGTGAGagggagctgtatgggcccaaaAAGAGAGGACCAAAACCCAAGACCTTTTTgctgaag gccaaagttcaag TTAAAGCCAAGTCCTATGAGTTTAGAAGTGAAGCAGTCCGAGGAATGCAAATCACCTACCCAACTCCAGAGCCGGTCGTCACTCCCAGGGCCAGAGAGGGCCTGAGGGCAGTCGTTCCCACCATTTTCCCTCCCAGCACCGTCAACCGCGGGGAAAGCATACGTGTCCGACCTCCAGAGCTGGCCCGTGGTGACCTCCAGCAGCCTCCCCCTCAGCAGAACAGTCCTGAGGGGCCCATCCACCTACCCAAGAAAAGAGGCCCGAAGCCTAAACCCCGTTTCAAAGACGGCAGCTGTAGCCACGCCATCTCTGAGTCCCACAAGAGAAGAGTAGAGGATCAGGTGGACCCAAGTCCGCACAAACTACCCAAAATGCAGCGCATGGAAGGAATGAGGCTGGGCAAAGTctcccacagacacacagagaaccacagtCACAGCCATAAACATCACTACCatcgccaccaccaccaccaccaccaccaccactccacACACAGCGGCTTCATCTCCAGCGACGGCTCCTACGAACAGCTCTACTCGCACCGCGGCCTGCATTCTCACAGGACAGACGCCACCATACACAGGACTAAGGACTCACACGGCTGTGGCTACCTGGCCCCTGCGCACTTCAAGCACCAGCCCAAAATGGGCCTGGGCCGACCCGCCACCACCAGCGCCGAGCTCCCGCAGATGGAGAAGCCGTATTTCTTGGACAGGCCATCTCCAACCCGGCTGGACGACGACTTGGATGAAAGTATGTGGAAGCCGTCCCTCGGCA GGGAGAAGGTCCTGGTGACGGACGTGACCACCAACTTCCTGACAGTCACCATCAAAGAGAGCAGCACTTCAAAAGGCTTTTTTAAAGACAAAAGATGA